From Bacillus basilensis, a single genomic window includes:
- a CDS encoding polysaccharide deacetylase family protein, with the protein MIKRVFQYIILFLMITMYASSHAGATTIPPAEHHPNTETTSPTKKIAYLTFDDGPNKYTTQILNILKEKNGKATFFVIGGKVPHYKKTMQRLIKDGHYIGLHSMSHDVKRLYTGDPSALITEMEQTQNIVQQVTKLNTHLVRVPYGSMPYLKKNYRDALVSAQYKMWDWTIDTYDWKSYDNPSAILERVRNQSDEQVEVILMHDSSVTVQILPKVIDYLQSQGYKLLPYNPSSHLEVNFWKDTRL; encoded by the coding sequence ATGATCAAGCGAGTATTTCAATACATTATTTTATTTTTAATGATTACTATGTACGCGTCATCTCATGCAGGAGCAACTACTATTCCCCCTGCTGAACATCATCCAAATACTGAGACGACTTCTCCTACCAAAAAAATCGCGTACTTAACATTTGATGACGGACCAAACAAATATACTACACAAATTTTAAACATCTTAAAAGAAAAGAACGGAAAAGCAACTTTCTTTGTTATTGGTGGAAAAGTGCCACATTATAAAAAGACAATGCAAAGATTAATTAAAGACGGACATTATATCGGACTTCACAGTATGTCACACGATGTAAAACGTCTTTACACTGGTGATCCATCTGCTTTAATTACAGAAATGGAACAAACACAAAACATTGTTCAGCAAGTTACAAAATTAAATACACATCTCGTTCGTGTCCCGTATGGTAGCATGCCTTACTTAAAAAAGAATTACCGTGATGCACTCGTATCAGCCCAGTATAAAATGTGGGATTGGACAATCGATACATACGACTGGAAAAGCTATGACAATCCTTCTGCCATACTAGAAAGGGTACGTAATCAGAGCGATGAACAAGTCGAAGTGATTTTAATGCATGATTCGAGTGTCACTGTACAAATACTGCCAAAAGTAATTGATTATTTACAGTCACAAGGATACAAACTTCTTCCCTATAATCCATCTTCTCATCTCGAAGTTAATTTTTGGAAAGACACAAGATTGTAA
- a CDS encoding PRD domain-containing protein: MKRIDLIFNAIQKGNYTEGVTASELATLLQLDRANVSSDLNKLVKDTRLLKTNTRPVRFYIETNTSLETHSKEVTSLETFALENTSLKIAIEKAKASILYPPNGMHTLLLGETGVGKSMFASLMHEYAIEVEQLPKNAPFIVFNCADYANNPQLLLGQLFGIKKGAYTGASDQKGLIEKAHEGILFLDEVHRLPPEGQEMLFTFIDRGVYRRLGETENERKAQVLIITATTEEPNSFLLKTFTRRIPMTVTLPPLRERTHKERFALLQLFFTNEAIRLRKEIHVSPNAMRAFVFYNCPNNIGQLKTDVQIACAKAYSDFVTKKRDSVYVSSTDLPWYMKEGLFIERKSRHLYQIPNETFIFTGDEGWSNHKIENEKQSSIYDYIDYKYEELQARGIEEDELELLIENDIQSFFVQYFNQMSKKTSHENVFKIVDRNIVSVCEKIAELAEKHLSKTFDEKVFLALSLHVQTTLQRLQAGKQIHHPQLNQIRTKYKEAFSVAMQCIQLLEDELQITMPIDEAGFLTMFFVVDPIPASQTEVKVLILAHGNGIATEMANVANELLGIEEVTGIDMPLHESPKDFLERVKVYMKTLQNVNGLLLLVDMGSLAYIGDILETEFKIPVRVLSMTSTPHALEAARKAQLGYSLDALYETVKNLTPFYLNVQEEKKKPLSPMKSVILTACLTGEGSALAIQKMLENYLRFDKDLIEIIPISIVHEKDLTKMIENIKKERNIICIVTNFDVQVPCLTYHFQDIVNYTAIQPIQELITYEETYAKMADILEQQMQRNDGALLIKTIRYALNTIQELISLQLTPDSLMGVILHMSCMVDRLQKGESLLPHPDKEKRRQDEYWMYMKVKKALQPIENTFEIQIPDDEVFYIMDFFIKNQPVKN; this comes from the coding sequence ATGAAACGAATAGATCTCATTTTTAACGCAATACAAAAAGGCAATTATACAGAAGGTGTAACCGCATCAGAACTCGCTACCCTTCTACAACTAGATCGCGCCAATGTAAGTAGTGACTTAAACAAACTTGTAAAAGATACACGTTTATTAAAAACAAATACGCGTCCTGTTCGTTTTTATATAGAAACGAACACTTCGTTGGAAACGCATTCAAAAGAAGTGACTTCATTAGAGACATTTGCTCTTGAAAATACAAGCCTTAAAATCGCAATTGAAAAAGCGAAAGCTTCTATTCTCTATCCTCCAAACGGTATGCACACTTTACTGCTGGGAGAAACAGGAGTCGGAAAATCTATGTTCGCTTCTTTAATGCACGAATATGCAATTGAAGTTGAACAGCTTCCTAAAAACGCACCATTTATCGTCTTTAACTGTGCTGATTACGCAAATAATCCACAGCTACTACTGGGGCAGTTATTTGGGATTAAAAAAGGAGCTTATACAGGGGCAAGTGATCAAAAAGGGTTAATTGAAAAAGCGCATGAAGGGATTCTTTTCTTAGATGAAGTACATCGCCTTCCTCCAGAAGGACAAGAAATGCTTTTCACCTTTATTGACCGCGGAGTATATCGCCGCCTTGGAGAAACAGAAAACGAGCGTAAAGCACAAGTATTAATTATTACTGCAACAACCGAAGAACCAAATTCATTTTTATTAAAAACATTTACAAGACGTATACCGATGACTGTCACACTGCCACCACTTCGTGAGCGTACACATAAAGAACGCTTTGCTTTATTACAACTATTTTTCACAAATGAAGCAATCCGCCTGCGAAAAGAAATTCACGTTAGCCCGAATGCAATGCGTGCTTTCGTCTTTTACAATTGTCCCAATAACATCGGTCAATTAAAAACGGATGTACAAATCGCCTGCGCGAAAGCCTACTCTGACTTCGTGACAAAGAAACGTGATTCTGTCTACGTTTCAAGTACAGATTTACCTTGGTATATGAAAGAAGGGCTATTCATTGAAAGAAAAAGCCGTCATCTATACCAAATACCAAATGAAACATTTATATTTACAGGTGATGAAGGTTGGAGTAATCATAAAATAGAGAATGAAAAACAGTCTTCTATTTACGATTATATTGATTATAAATACGAAGAACTTCAAGCTCGCGGTATTGAAGAGGACGAATTAGAATTACTAATAGAAAATGATATTCAAAGCTTTTTCGTACAATATTTTAACCAAATGTCCAAAAAGACAAGTCATGAAAATGTTTTTAAAATTGTGGATCGTAATATCGTTTCCGTATGTGAAAAAATCGCGGAACTTGCTGAAAAGCATTTATCTAAAACGTTTGATGAAAAAGTATTTCTCGCTTTAAGTTTACATGTACAGACAACTCTACAACGTTTACAAGCTGGGAAACAAATTCATCACCCACAATTAAATCAAATTCGTACGAAATATAAAGAAGCTTTTTCCGTAGCTATGCAATGCATTCAACTACTGGAAGACGAATTACAAATAACAATGCCTATCGATGAAGCAGGCTTTTTAACAATGTTCTTCGTTGTTGATCCAATTCCTGCCTCACAAACAGAAGTAAAAGTATTAATATTAGCGCACGGCAACGGCATTGCAACAGAAATGGCAAACGTTGCAAACGAACTTCTCGGCATTGAGGAAGTAACCGGTATCGATATGCCGCTACATGAATCGCCGAAAGATTTCTTAGAGCGCGTGAAAGTGTATATGAAAACACTCCAAAATGTAAACGGGCTTCTCTTACTCGTTGATATGGGGTCGCTTGCTTATATTGGTGATATATTAGAAACTGAGTTCAAAATTCCGGTACGTGTTCTTTCCATGACTAGCACTCCACATGCACTAGAAGCAGCTCGAAAAGCTCAGCTTGGCTACTCGTTAGATGCATTATATGAAACCGTGAAGAACTTAACACCGTTTTACTTAAACGTACAAGAAGAAAAGAAAAAGCCACTATCACCAATGAAATCTGTTATTTTAACAGCTTGTTTAACTGGTGAGGGCAGTGCTTTAGCTATTCAAAAAATGTTAGAGAACTATTTGCGATTTGACAAAGACTTAATTGAAATTATTCCGATTAGTATCGTCCATGAAAAAGATTTAACGAAAATGATTGAGAACATAAAAAAAGAGCGGAATATCATTTGTATCGTCACAAATTTCGATGTGCAAGTTCCATGCTTAACATATCATTTTCAAGATATCGTAAACTACACAGCAATTCAGCCAATTCAAGAATTAATTACGTATGAAGAAACATATGCAAAAATGGCTGACATTCTTGAACAACAAATGCAGCGTAACGACGGAGCATTACTTATTAAAACAATTCGTTACGCATTAAATACAATTCAAGAATTAATTTCCTTACAGCTAACTCCTGACAGCTTAATGGGTGTTATTCTGCATATGAGCTGTATGGTTGACCGTCTTCAAAAAGGAGAAAGCCTCCTCCCTCATCCAGATAAAGAGAAACGAAGACAAGATGAATACTGGATGTATATGAAAGTGAAAAAGGCATTGCAACCGATTGAAAATACATTTGAAATACAAATACCTGATGACGAAGTATTTTATATCATGGACTTCTTCATAAAAAATCAACCTGTAAAAAATTAA
- the exsM gene encoding exosporium regulatory protein ExsM — protein MTTHFFARLTGKREIPPVNTEAYGVAEFIFSDDLKKLQYRVILKNIEKVTSCQIHLGKADQIGPIVLSLFGPLKQGISVNEGAVTGVVNVADFEGPLQGRAFDSLLQEIIQANVYVNVYTKSNKKGEIRGRIRKVKK, from the coding sequence ATGACAACTCATTTCTTTGCGAGGTTAACAGGTAAGAGGGAAATACCTCCTGTAAATACAGAAGCTTATGGTGTAGCAGAGTTTATATTTAGTGATGATTTAAAGAAGTTGCAATATCGGGTCATATTGAAAAACATCGAAAAAGTTACATCATGCCAAATTCATTTAGGGAAAGCAGATCAAATTGGTCCAATTGTTTTAAGCTTATTTGGCCCATTAAAGCAAGGTATTAGTGTAAATGAAGGAGCCGTGACGGGTGTAGTCAATGTGGCGGATTTTGAAGGGCCTTTACAGGGGAGAGCGTTTGATAGCTTACTTCAAGAAATCATTCAGGCGAACGTATATGTAAATGTTTATACGAAGTCCAATAAGAAGGGCGAAATCAGGGGGAGAATTAGGAAAGTAAAGAAGTAG
- a CDS encoding chromate transporter, translating into MKNNKYTFHTLLEIFLVSFKLGLTSFGGPVAHLGYFHHEYVQKRKWMDERSYGDLVALCQFLPGPASSQVGMGVGLLRGGVLGAIISWIGFTLPSVLVLVFFASFLNQFDLGSAGWIHGLKLVAVAIVAHAIWGMAQKLTPDRNRATIAIVTAAVALLWPNSWTQVILIVVSGFIGWFLYRNQPISQSQNIKVPISKKIAVSCLILFFGLLVLLPILRPFSYYIALFDSFYRSGALVFGGGHVVLPLLEGEFVQNGMMTKEQFLAGYGLTQAVPGPLFTFASYIGAVLNGTLGAILATIAIFLPAFLLVIGVLPFWDSVRKISYIQGALLGVNAAVVGILLAAFYDPIWTSTIMNAVDFVFASLLFCLLAFWKTPPWAIVILGAFGGYILSIL; encoded by the coding sequence TTGAAAAATAACAAATACACTTTTCACACATTATTAGAGATTTTTCTCGTCTCATTTAAATTAGGACTTACTTCATTTGGTGGTCCTGTCGCCCATCTTGGGTATTTCCACCACGAATATGTGCAAAAAAGAAAATGGATGGATGAACGAAGCTATGGAGATTTAGTAGCACTATGTCAATTCCTTCCTGGTCCTGCTAGCAGTCAAGTCGGTATGGGGGTTGGGTTATTAAGGGGCGGGGTATTAGGAGCTATTATTTCATGGATTGGATTCACTTTACCGTCTGTGCTTGTTTTAGTTTTCTTCGCCTCATTCCTTAATCAGTTCGATCTTGGAAGTGCTGGCTGGATTCATGGACTAAAACTTGTAGCAGTCGCTATTGTCGCTCATGCCATATGGGGAATGGCGCAGAAATTAACGCCAGACCGAAATCGTGCGACGATTGCGATTGTAACTGCCGCAGTCGCCTTACTATGGCCAAATAGCTGGACACAAGTCATTCTCATTGTAGTATCTGGCTTTATCGGCTGGTTTTTATATCGCAACCAACCAATTAGCCAATCTCAAAATATAAAAGTACCTATTTCAAAAAAGATAGCAGTTTCTTGTCTCATCTTATTCTTCGGGCTATTAGTACTGCTACCAATATTAAGACCGTTCTCTTATTACATCGCTTTATTTGATAGTTTCTATCGCTCTGGCGCACTTGTATTTGGAGGTGGACACGTCGTGCTGCCCCTTCTTGAAGGTGAGTTCGTACAAAATGGAATGATGACGAAAGAACAATTCCTAGCTGGATACGGATTAACACAAGCAGTACCAGGACCACTATTTACATTCGCCTCTTATATAGGAGCAGTGCTAAACGGGACACTTGGGGCAATACTCGCAACAATTGCAATCTTTCTTCCTGCTTTCTTGCTCGTTATTGGTGTTTTACCATTTTGGGACAGTGTGAGAAAAATATCTTACATACAAGGCGCACTACTTGGAGTCAATGCAGCCGTTGTCGGTATTTTATTAGCAGCTTTTTATGACCCTATTTGGACAAGTACAATTATGAACGCTGTAGATTTTGTTTTTGCGTCTCTTCTATTTTGCTTGCTCGCTTTTTGGAAAACACCACCTTGGGCTATCGTTATACTTGGAGCCTTCGGCGGATATATTCTATCCATTTTGTAA
- the chbG gene encoding chitin disaccharide deacetylase: MIKLIVNADDFGLTEGTNYGIINGHINGLVNSTTMMMNMPGTEHAVRLAEEYKTLGVGVHLVLTAGKPLLGDVPSLVSSDGLFHKQSVVWEGKVNPEEVEREWTAQIEKFLSYGLTPTHLDSHHHVHGLPILHDVLEKLAAKYNVPIRRCEEERAVRPFSDVFYSDFYADGVTEDYFVKLKERVQGEQTVEIMVHPAYIDPELVKRSSYVMDRVKELRILTESELPEGIELVKF, from the coding sequence ATGATTAAGTTAATTGTAAATGCAGATGATTTCGGTCTTACTGAGGGTACAAATTACGGCATTATTAATGGACATATAAATGGACTTGTAAATTCAACGACGATGATGATGAATATGCCAGGAACAGAGCATGCGGTACGCTTAGCGGAAGAGTATAAAACGTTAGGAGTAGGAGTACATCTCGTATTGACGGCAGGGAAACCGCTTCTTGGAGACGTACCATCACTTGTAAGTAGCGATGGATTGTTTCATAAACAAAGCGTCGTATGGGAAGGGAAGGTAAATCCAGAAGAAGTTGAGAGGGAATGGACTGCTCAAATTGAGAAATTCTTATCTTACGGATTAACACCAACTCATTTAGATAGTCATCATCACGTGCATGGATTGCCGATTTTGCACGATGTTCTTGAGAAATTAGCTGCTAAATATAATGTTCCAATTCGTCGTTGTGAGGAAGAGCGAGCAGTACGTCCATTTTCTGACGTGTTTTACAGTGATTTTTACGCGGATGGTGTGACGGAAGATTACTTCGTGAAGTTAAAAGAGAGAGTACAAGGTGAGCAAACGGTAGAAATTATGGTTCATCCAGCTTATATTGATCCAGAGCTTGTGAAGCGTTCTTCTTACGTAATGGATCGTGTGAAAGAATTACGTATTTTAACAGAGAGCGAGTTACCAGAAGGAATAGAGCTTGTGAAGTTTTAA
- the celF gene encoding 6-phospho-beta-glucosidase — protein sequence MTGIKIATIGGGSSYTPELIEGFIKRYDELPVREIWLVDIEAGKEKLEIVGNLAKRMVKKSGLPIEVHLTLDRREALKDADFVTTQLRVGLLEARAKDEAIPLKYDVIGQETNGPGGLFKALRTIPVILDICKDMEELCPNAWLINFANPAGMVTEAVLRYTNIQRVVGLCNVPIGIRMGLARLLEVDASRVHVDFAGLNHMVYGLDVYLDGVSVMDRVLELVTDPEKQITMENIAALNWEPDFIRGLRAIPCPYHRYYYKTREMLEEEKEASVEKGTRAEVVKQLEDDLFELYKDPNLDIKPPQLEKRGGAYYSDAACSLITSIYNNKGDIQPVNTRNNGTIASLPHDSAVEVNCIITKEGPKPIAVGDLPVPVRGLVQQIKSFERTTIEAAVTGDYHKALLAMTINPLVPSDKVAKQILDEMLEAHKEHLPQFFKKIEK from the coding sequence AAATTTGGTTAGTAGATATTGAGGCAGGAAAAGAAAAGTTAGAAATCGTTGGTAACTTAGCAAAACGTATGGTGAAAAAATCAGGTTTACCAATCGAGGTTCATTTAACACTTGATCGCCGTGAGGCATTAAAGGATGCTGATTTCGTAACGACGCAGCTTCGCGTTGGTTTATTAGAAGCACGTGCAAAAGATGAAGCAATCCCATTAAAATATGATGTAATCGGTCAGGAAACGAATGGTCCTGGTGGTTTGTTCAAAGCGTTGAGAACGATTCCTGTTATTTTAGATATTTGTAAGGATATGGAGGAGCTTTGTCCGAATGCATGGTTAATTAACTTTGCAAACCCAGCTGGTATGGTAACAGAAGCTGTTCTTCGTTATACAAATATCCAAAGAGTAGTTGGTCTATGTAACGTTCCAATCGGAATCCGTATGGGTCTTGCAAGATTACTTGAAGTAGATGCAAGTCGTGTACATGTTGACTTTGCAGGTTTAAACCATATGGTATATGGACTAGACGTATATTTAGATGGCGTAAGTGTAATGGACCGAGTGTTAGAGCTTGTAACAGATCCAGAAAAGCAAATTACGATGGAAAATATCGCTGCGCTTAACTGGGAGCCAGACTTTATTCGCGGCCTTCGTGCAATTCCTTGTCCATACCATCGTTACTACTACAAAACACGTGAAATGCTAGAAGAAGAGAAAGAAGCTTCGGTTGAAAAAGGTACACGTGCAGAAGTAGTAAAACAATTAGAAGATGATTTATTCGAGTTATATAAAGACCCGAACTTAGATATTAAACCACCACAATTAGAAAAACGTGGCGGCGCTTATTATAGTGATGCAGCATGTAGCTTAATTACGTCTATTTACAATAATAAAGGTGATATCCAGCCTGTTAATACACGAAACAATGGAACAATTGCAAGCTTACCACATGATTCTGCTGTTGAAGTGAACTGTATTATTACGAAAGAAGGTCCAAAACCAATTGCAGTTGGAGATCTTCCAGTACCAGTTCGTGGTTTAGTACAACAAATTAAATCATTTGAGCGCACAACAATTGAAGCTGCTGTTACAGGGGATTATCATAAGGCGCTGCTTGCTATGACAATTAATCCACTTGTACCATCAGATAAAGTTGCAAAACAAATTTTAGATGAAATGTTGGAAGCACATAAAGAACATCTTCCACAGTTCTTCAAAAAGATAGAGAAATAA